The Nitrosomonas communis genome has a segment encoding these proteins:
- a CDS encoding amylo-alpha-1,6-glucosidase — MNTTVRSDPIILTIPHDQLPNINTFLTKEWLVTNGLGGYASSTLLGAPTRRYHGLFIPDLPAPWGRTVLIPRLDEEIITDGESLLISGIEYEDGRLVSDLPRLLTEFCREWQTPVWRIAAKGRRLEKRIIMPHGDNSVYVEYRLLEGEPLQLRLRPFLTFRTLSAQISESCQPAFPPTLLDGRFELWLCEDVPPLRMCVRSPKQQFSFRMDTVTSRGVCYRVDRDRGSEYVEDLSSPGYFTVELTQGQPVSFVASTESWDRLEYEAQDIIDAEAQRLSALLVHIDESEKDNMERWLTLAADQFIVIPASRVDVHAPHASADEPCTVIAGYHWFTDWGRDTMISLEGLTLCTGRYREARSILRTFGQYVRDGLLPNLFPEGKRQALYHTVDATLWYFHALDRYYQITGDRETLLTLYPVLISIIDHHVKGTHFGIKVDEHDGLLHAGAEGYQLTWMDAKVGDWVVTPRRGKPVEIQALWYNALRCMADWGSVVGNSSERWTGMASHAAQAFNRRFWDHDLGYLLDVIDGEQGDDNSLRPNQILAISLPHPILEEAKWRPVLDVIAGRLLTHVGLRSLDPAHRNYKGTYFGDLRARDAAYHQGTVWAWLIGPFLDAWLKTHGNLTMGRQMLEGFRAHLLDEGIGTISEIFDADPPYYPRGCIAQAWSVAEVLRVWQKTKEATVG; from the coding sequence ATGAATACGACAGTACGTAGTGATCCCATCATATTAACCATTCCACATGATCAGCTACCCAACATCAATACCTTTCTTACCAAGGAATGGTTAGTAACGAACGGGCTCGGTGGCTATGCCTCCTCGACATTGCTGGGGGCTCCGACGCGACGTTATCATGGGCTGTTCATACCGGATCTGCCGGCACCTTGGGGGCGAACGGTTCTGATTCCCCGACTTGACGAAGAAATCATTACCGACGGAGAGTCTCTGCTCATCAGCGGGATAGAATATGAAGATGGACGGTTGGTGAGCGACCTCCCGCGACTGCTCACAGAATTCTGCCGCGAATGGCAGACGCCGGTCTGGCGCATAGCAGCCAAGGGACGGCGCTTGGAAAAGCGCATCATCATGCCCCACGGTGACAACTCGGTATATGTGGAGTATCGTTTGCTCGAGGGTGAACCGCTGCAGCTCCGGCTCCGGCCATTCCTGACCTTCCGCACACTCAGCGCACAGATCAGTGAAAGTTGCCAGCCGGCCTTTCCGCCAACTCTCCTTGATGGACGCTTTGAACTCTGGCTTTGCGAAGATGTTCCACCATTACGCATGTGCGTCAGATCGCCAAAGCAGCAATTTAGCTTTAGGATGGACACAGTCACAAGTCGCGGTGTTTGTTACCGCGTTGATCGGGATCGGGGATCCGAATACGTCGAGGACTTGTCAAGCCCTGGCTATTTCACCGTCGAGCTGACACAGGGCCAACCTGTGTCATTCGTGGCCAGTACCGAATCCTGGGACCGGCTTGAATATGAAGCGCAGGACATCATCGACGCAGAAGCTCAGCGGCTGAGTGCCTTACTGGTGCACATCGATGAATCAGAAAAGGACAATATGGAACGATGGCTGACGTTGGCAGCAGACCAATTCATCGTTATTCCCGCATCTCGCGTTGACGTGCACGCGCCGCACGCATCCGCTGACGAACCCTGCACGGTTATCGCCGGGTATCACTGGTTTACTGATTGGGGACGCGATACTATGATCAGTCTCGAAGGGTTAACTCTTTGTACCGGCCGTTACCGAGAAGCTCGATCTATTCTGCGAACGTTTGGTCAATATGTACGAGATGGCCTGTTGCCAAATCTCTTTCCGGAAGGAAAACGTCAAGCCCTCTACCATACAGTGGACGCTACATTATGGTATTTCCATGCTCTGGACCGTTATTACCAGATAACCGGTGACCGCGAAACGTTATTGACACTGTATCCCGTGTTGATCTCTATAATCGACCACCATGTGAAGGGAACACACTTCGGCATCAAGGTTGACGAACATGACGGGCTTCTGCATGCTGGTGCAGAGGGCTATCAACTGACTTGGATGGACGCCAAGGTAGGCGATTGGGTCGTAACGCCTAGGCGCGGTAAGCCGGTTGAAATCCAGGCGCTCTGGTATAACGCGCTGCGCTGTATGGCCGATTGGGGGTCAGTGGTGGGTAATTCTTCTGAGCGGTGGACAGGCATGGCCAGCCACGCGGCGCAGGCATTCAATCGCCGTTTCTGGGATCATGATTTGGGATACTTATTGGATGTCATTGACGGAGAGCAGGGTGATGACAACAGCCTGCGTCCGAACCAGATCCTGGCCATCTCACTTCCTCATCCTATTTTAGAAGAAGCGAAATGGCGCCCGGTGCTCGATGTAATAGCAGGCCGATTGTTGACTCATGTAGGGTTGAGAAGCCTGGATCCAGCCCATCGGAATTACAAAGGTACGTATTTCGGCGATCTTCGCGCAAGAGATGCAGCCTATCACCAAGGCACGGTCTGGGCTTGGTTGATCGGCCCCTTCCTCGACGCATGGCTTAAAACTCACGGAAACCTTACCATGGGTCGCCAGATGCTCGAGGGATTTAGAGCACACCTCCTTGATGAAGGCATTGGTACTATAAGCGAGATTTTTGACGCGGATCCCCCTTATTATCCCCGTGGCTGCATCGCACAGGCCTGGAGTGTAGCAGAAGTACTGCGAGTCTGGCAAAAGACTAAAGAAGCGACTGTTGGTTGA
- the lipA gene encoding lipoyl synthase, producing MTTDRHERGIAKTARNPIKITAQQPSEILRKPSWIRVRSSNSQTYTEVKRLLREHKLHTVCEEASCPNIGECFGKGTATFMILGDLCTRRCPFCDVAHGRPLPPDAEEPLHLAKSIAALKLKYVVITSVDRDDLRDGGAQHFVDCVREIRAHSPLTKIELLVPDFRGRLSVALEKLSACPPDVLNHNLETVPRLYKQCRPGADYAHSLKLLKDFKAAFPAIPTKSGLMLGLGETDSEIIEVLRDLREHNVDMLTIGQYLQPSIGHLPVMRYVSPEGFKEFERIAIEMGFSNAACGPMVRSSYHADQQAHEVGVK from the coding sequence ATGACCACTGATAGGCACGAAAGAGGGATTGCTAAAACAGCGCGCAATCCAATCAAAATAACTGCTCAACAGCCTAGTGAGATACTGCGCAAGCCATCATGGATACGGGTACGCTCATCTAATAGTCAGACTTATACCGAAGTTAAACGCTTGCTGCGGGAGCATAAATTGCATACGGTGTGTGAGGAAGCTTCCTGTCCTAATATTGGCGAATGCTTTGGTAAAGGAACGGCCACTTTTATGATTTTGGGCGATCTTTGTACCCGGCGTTGTCCTTTCTGTGATGTGGCGCATGGCAGACCCTTACCACCTGATGCTGAAGAGCCATTACATCTGGCAAAATCTATCGCAGCATTGAAGCTTAAATATGTCGTGATCACCAGTGTGGATCGTGATGATTTGCGCGATGGTGGAGCACAACACTTTGTCGATTGCGTGCGTGAGATCCGGGCTCATTCTCCACTGACTAAAATTGAACTTCTAGTGCCGGATTTTCGTGGCAGATTGTCGGTTGCGTTGGAAAAATTATCTGCGTGTCCTCCCGATGTGCTCAATCATAACCTTGAAACAGTGCCACGTTTATATAAGCAATGCCGACCGGGTGCCGATTATGCGCATTCGTTAAAATTGCTGAAAGATTTTAAAGCTGCTTTTCCAGCTATTCCTACTAAATCCGGTTTAATGTTAGGACTGGGAGAAACCGATAGTGAAATTATTGAGGTGTTACGAGATTTGCGTGAACATAATGTCGATATGCTCACCATCGGCCAATACCTACAACCCAGCATCGGACACTTGCCTGTCATGCGGTATGTATCACCCGAAGGCTTCAAGGAGTTTGAGCGTATAGCCATAGAAATGGGCTTCAGTAACGCTGCCTGTGGTCCCATGGTGCGTTCCAGTTATCATGCCGATCAACAAGCACATGAAGTAGGGGTGAAATAG
- the lipB gene encoding lipoyl(octanoyl) transferase LipB — MKIRELGTVDYLVTWHAMKEFTAHRTEYTPDEIWLLQHSPVYTQGIAGRPEHLLYQNDIPIIQTDRGGQITFHGPGQLITYLLLDLRRLKLNVRELVRKMERAVIDLLQEYHVHAEGRVDAPGVYVSNAKIASLGLKIKNGCCYHGIALNVDMDLTPFSAINPCGYAGMRVTQTKNLGIDDEMEVLGLKMIKKLQLKLAEGSNI, encoded by the coding sequence ATGAAAATAAGAGAGCTGGGTACGGTAGATTATCTCGTAACCTGGCATGCTATGAAGGAGTTTACCGCTCATCGTACTGAGTATACACCTGATGAAATCTGGCTGCTGCAGCACTCGCCAGTCTATACCCAGGGTATTGCCGGCAGACCGGAGCATTTGCTGTATCAGAATGATATCCCGATTATCCAAACCGACCGTGGCGGGCAAATTACTTTCCATGGTCCAGGACAGCTCATCACCTATTTATTACTTGATCTGCGCCGTTTGAAGCTGAATGTAAGGGAGTTAGTCAGAAAGATGGAGAGGGCTGTGATAGACTTGCTACAAGAATATCACGTGCATGCAGAGGGCCGCGTAGATGCGCCGGGCGTTTATGTAAGTAATGCCAAGATTGCCTCATTAGGATTAAAAATTAAAAATGGTTGTTGCTACCATGGTATTGCATTGAATGTAGACATGGATTTAACCCCTTTTTCTGCAATCAATCCATGCGGTTATGCGGGGATGCGTGTCACCCAGACAAAAAATCTGGGCATTGATGATGAAATGGAAGTGCTAGGCCTGAAAATGATCAAAAAACTACAATTAAAACTTGCTGAAGGGAGTAATATCTAA
- a CDS encoding HP0495 family protein yields MTEQPSLIEYPCDFPIKIMGRAQQGFTETVLNIVKTHAPDFEESALEVRASKNGNYLCITCTIWAVSRAQLDALYQELHDHPMVMLVF; encoded by the coding sequence ATGACAGAGCAGCCTTCGCTTATTGAATATCCTTGTGACTTTCCCATCAAGATTATGGGTCGAGCACAGCAGGGATTTACTGAAACGGTACTGAATATTGTCAAAACTCATGCACCAGATTTTGAGGAAAGTGCACTGGAAGTAAGAGCGAGCAAGAATGGTAACTATTTATGTATAACCTGTACGATTTGGGCGGTTTCACGCGCGCAACTTGATGCACTCTATCAGGAGCTTCATGATCACCCCATGGTCATGCTGGTATTTTGA
- a CDS encoding D-amino acid aminotransferase, with protein MIYLNGKFMPIEEAYVPVLDRGFIFGDGVYEVIPVYSRKPFRLKEHLARLQHSLNGIRLNNPHTNEQWHTLIGQIIAGNAADDQYLYLHITRGVAKRDHAFPAGVSPTVFMMSNPLLVPPQELLLTGVPAITASDNRWGRCDIKAISLLPNVLLRQLAIDAGAMETILVRDGFLTEGAASNIFIVKNNVLLTPPKSHLMLPGITYDVVLELAQAHAIPHEVREIAEGELRTADEVLLTSSTREVMPIVSLDGKAIGDGKPGAMFKQLNQLYQQYKASTMRAGNSAVLSE; from the coding sequence ATGATTTACCTTAATGGTAAGTTTATGCCGATTGAAGAGGCTTATGTACCGGTACTAGACCGAGGATTCATTTTTGGTGATGGGGTTTATGAAGTCATCCCGGTCTACTCGCGCAAGCCATTTCGCCTCAAAGAGCACCTGGCTCGCTTGCAACATAGCCTGAATGGCATCCGGCTTAACAATCCCCACACGAATGAACAATGGCATACTCTTATCGGGCAGATCATTGCCGGTAATGCTGCTGATGATCAATATCTCTATCTGCATATCACGCGCGGGGTAGCCAAGCGTGATCATGCATTTCCGGCGGGTGTTTCTCCTACTGTGTTCATGATGAGCAACCCATTGTTAGTTCCACCCCAGGAGCTATTGTTGACGGGTGTGCCGGCCATTACTGCTTCCGATAATCGGTGGGGGAGATGCGATATCAAGGCTATCTCATTGCTGCCGAATGTCTTGCTGCGTCAACTGGCGATTGATGCGGGGGCTATGGAGACCATTCTTGTGCGTGACGGCTTTTTAACTGAAGGTGCCGCCAGTAATATTTTTATCGTAAAAAATAATGTATTGTTAACCCCCCCCAAGAGCCATTTGATGTTGCCAGGGATAACGTATGATGTCGTGCTGGAATTAGCTCAAGCCCACGCCATTCCCCATGAGGTAAGAGAAATCGCAGAAGGGGAGCTTCGTACAGCGGATGAAGTGCTGCTGACTTCTTCCACCAGAGAAGTCATGCCAATTGTATCACTTGATGGGAAAGCCATTGGGGATGGCAAACCAGGAGCTATGTTCAAGCAACTTAACCAGCTTTATCAGCAATATAAGGCAAGTACGATGCGTGCTGGAAATTCTGCCGTTTTATCAGAATAG
- a CDS encoding D-alanyl-D-alanine carboxypeptidase family protein, whose protein sequence is MKSILWLVLCLAVFPVFAQQPTLSVAAKSYILVDFHTGKTLISQNEHERLEPASLTKLMTAYVIFSELKQNRIKLDQVVPVSKAAWKMVGSRMFIQPNKPVTVDELIRGMIVQSGNDACVALAELIAGSEDMFAHKMNEEAARLGMINTNFTNSTGLSHPKHYSTAHDLALLSAAIIREFPEFYPLYSLREYTYNGITQPNRNRLLWVDPTVDGMKTGWTVAAGYCLITSSQRDERRLISVVMGTASANARSKESQRLLNYGYQFFDTAHPYKKDQEITALQIWKGAQNTLKVGFDRDIYFTLPKGQAEKIKAKMEYKQPVIAPINQGQEVGTVKFSLGDQEIAAYPLVSLETIGEAGIFGRAWDSLHMLFN, encoded by the coding sequence ATGAAGAGCATTCTTTGGTTAGTGCTATGTTTGGCAGTATTTCCTGTTTTTGCACAGCAGCCTACCTTGTCTGTCGCAGCAAAATCTTACATACTCGTTGATTTTCACACCGGTAAAACACTGATCAGTCAAAATGAGCATGAGCGCCTTGAGCCAGCCTCACTAACTAAGCTGATGACAGCTTATGTGATTTTTTCCGAGCTAAAGCAGAACCGTATCAAATTGGATCAAGTGGTTCCCGTTTCTAAAGCAGCCTGGAAAATGGTGGGTTCTCGCATGTTTATTCAACCCAATAAGCCGGTAACGGTGGATGAATTGATTCGTGGCATGATCGTGCAATCCGGAAATGATGCCTGTGTTGCGCTGGCCGAACTGATTGCGGGTTCTGAAGATATGTTTGCCCATAAGATGAATGAGGAAGCGGCTCGTTTGGGAATGATCAATACGAATTTCACCAATTCGACTGGATTGTCCCATCCCAAACATTACAGCACGGCACACGATCTTGCATTGTTGTCGGCCGCTATTATTCGTGAGTTTCCAGAGTTTTATCCTCTCTATTCACTGCGTGAGTATACCTACAATGGCATTACTCAACCCAATCGTAATCGATTGCTGTGGGTGGATCCTACGGTAGATGGCATGAAGACAGGCTGGACGGTGGCTGCTGGTTACTGTTTGATTACGTCATCCCAACGGGATGAGCGCAGGTTGATTTCAGTCGTGATGGGAACTGCCTCAGCTAATGCACGTTCCAAGGAAAGTCAACGTTTATTGAATTACGGCTATCAGTTCTTTGATACGGCGCATCCCTATAAAAAGGATCAGGAAATTACTGCTCTGCAAATCTGGAAAGGGGCACAGAATACGCTCAAGGTAGGGTTTGATCGTGATATCTATTTTACCTTGCCCAAAGGGCAGGCTGAAAAAATAAAGGCTAAAATGGAATATAAGCAACCCGTGATTGCCCCTATCAATCAAGGGCAAGAAGTGGGTACCGTTAAATTCAGCCTGGGTGATCAGGAAATCGCAGCTTATCCACTCGTTTCCCTGGAAACGATAGGTGAAGCCGGTATTTTTGGGCGCGCCTGGGATAGCCTCCATATGCTCTTTAATTAA
- a CDS encoding amidohydrolase family protein, whose translation MSEMILKYKRWYSVILGSFMLSVVVGSFCALAQAAPSKTLIRGAALIFTMDSTIGTGELGIVENADILLNGDKIAQVGKNLQESGAQVVDATGKIVMPGFVDVHNHLWQSLIRGCGTDKNLIGWLDACVFPLFNPSITLTETEAYAGVRLSTLDLINTGITTTVDWSHAFTPQFVRGNIRALSDSGLRFVFAHLGTADPTSIADMKLVKQTMIDPNPRATFQVASHPSEAFRSDLIAMSKLAKELGVKLHVHLLENIAQREDKAFDVLKEANALGPDLLGAHGIHLTDQEINILAEHDVRILHNPLSNMRLASGVIRLPELKQAGVQVGLGIDGGTNDTSDMFNDMRAALGLQRAISLQAGIFPRVADVLRMATVDGAKLLDMFDRIGSLTPGKKADLIIINPGNINFAPSFDWVNQIVFNGQPVNVEWVFVDGQSLKRKGELVDVDPESIMEAAQKAATRIRRDLLP comes from the coding sequence ATGAGTGAAATGATATTGAAATATAAGCGCTGGTATTCTGTGATTCTGGGTTCCTTCATGCTGAGCGTTGTAGTGGGTTCCTTCTGTGCATTGGCACAAGCGGCACCTTCAAAGACTCTGATTCGTGGCGCTGCCCTTATCTTCACCATGGATTCTACGATAGGCACAGGTGAGTTAGGAATTGTCGAGAATGCCGATATTTTGCTGAATGGAGACAAGATCGCTCAGGTAGGTAAAAACTTGCAGGAGAGTGGTGCTCAGGTTGTGGATGCGACGGGCAAAATTGTCATGCCTGGTTTTGTTGACGTGCATAATCACTTATGGCAATCACTCATCCGTGGCTGTGGCACTGACAAAAACCTCATTGGCTGGCTAGATGCTTGTGTGTTCCCACTGTTTAATCCTAGTATTACGCTTACTGAAACCGAGGCTTACGCTGGAGTTAGGCTCAGTACCCTGGATCTGATTAACACAGGAATCACCACAACGGTCGACTGGTCGCATGCCTTTACACCCCAGTTCGTACGGGGGAATATTCGTGCCCTCAGTGACTCTGGATTGCGGTTTGTGTTCGCGCATCTTGGTACCGCTGATCCTACCAGCATAGCTGACATGAAGCTTGTCAAGCAGACAATGATTGACCCCAATCCCAGAGCCACTTTTCAAGTGGCTTCACACCCTTCGGAGGCATTTCGATCCGATCTTATTGCAATGTCTAAGCTGGCCAAGGAATTGGGCGTAAAACTGCATGTGCATTTGCTTGAGAACATTGCGCAACGTGAAGATAAAGCATTTGATGTGCTAAAAGAGGCTAATGCACTGGGGCCAGATCTGCTTGGAGCTCATGGGATACACCTCACTGATCAAGAAATTAATATCCTGGCTGAACATGATGTGCGTATCTTGCATAATCCGCTTAGTAACATGCGACTAGCTTCTGGGGTCATCCGCTTGCCTGAGCTGAAACAGGCTGGTGTTCAAGTAGGTCTAGGCATTGATGGTGGAACGAATGACACGAGTGATATGTTTAACGACATGCGCGCTGCACTGGGGTTGCAACGCGCCATATCGCTTCAAGCTGGCATATTTCCTCGGGTTGCTGACGTGCTGCGTATGGCCACGGTGGATGGAGCCAAGCTGTTGGATATGTTTGATCGCATTGGCTCCCTGACACCTGGTAAAAAAGCCGACTTAATTATCATCAATCCGGGAAATATCAACTTTGCTCCGAGCTTTGATTGGGTCAATCAGATCGTTTTTAACGGCCAGCCTGTGAATGTTGAGTGGGTATTTGTCGACGGACAATCCTTGAAAAGAAAAGGAGAACTGGTGGACGTGGATCCTGAGAGCATTATGGAAGCGGCGCAGAAGGCTGCCACTCGAATCAGACGCGATTTATTACCATGA
- a CDS encoding type I restriction-modification system subunit M, translated as MNTSSIVQKLWNYCNVLRDDGMSYGDYVEQLTYLLFLKMADERTKAPYHQKSPVPEGYDWLSLIKKDGDELFDHYRHTLEALGNQKGLLGLIFNKSQNKFQDPAKLRRLIVDLIDKESWVSMSADVKGDAYEGLLEKNAQDTKSGAGQYFTPRPLIQAIVDVMVPKLGETVSDPACGTGGFLLAAHDYVVKHNPHMTKDQRKQLKEETFKGWELVQATARLCAMNMLLHGIGSQEFEPIVVSDSLAADPGDRFDLVVTNPPFGKKSSTTIVGEDGKASRERDIVERGDFWTTTSNKQLNFVQHVKTLLKQNGRAAVVVPDNVLFEGGAGETIRRKLLHECDVHTLLRLPTGLFYAQGVKANVLFFDKKPASETPWTKKLWIYDLRTNMHFTLKTNPLKRADLDEFVKCFKPENRFNRTPTWCPEMDSGSEAGMTVKGKKRGNAPHPNPEGEGVNGRWRAFDYEELIKRDKINLDIFWLKDESLSDSDNLPAPDVIAQEIVEDLEAALEQFREILNDVDVFSKGEGL; from the coding sequence ATGAATACATCTTCCATCGTCCAAAAACTCTGGAATTACTGCAACGTGCTGCGCGACGACGGCATGTCGTATGGTGATTATGTCGAACAGCTTACCTATCTGCTATTTCTCAAGATGGCCGATGAGCGCACCAAAGCACCATACCACCAAAAGAGTCCCGTACCTGAAGGTTATGACTGGCTGAGTCTGATTAAAAAAGACGGTGACGAGCTGTTCGACCACTACCGCCACACTCTTGAAGCGCTGGGCAATCAGAAAGGCTTGCTCGGGCTGATTTTTAATAAATCACAAAATAAATTCCAAGACCCAGCCAAGCTACGCCGGTTGATCGTGGATCTGATCGACAAGGAAAGTTGGGTGTCGATGAGTGCCGACGTGAAGGGCGATGCCTACGAGGGCCTGCTGGAAAAGAACGCGCAGGACACCAAGTCCGGTGCCGGTCAGTATTTCACCCCACGTCCACTGATACAGGCCATTGTCGACGTTATGGTCCCGAAGCTCGGCGAGACCGTGAGTGACCCGGCCTGCGGTACCGGCGGCTTTCTGCTAGCGGCGCACGATTACGTGGTGAAGCACAATCCGCACATGACAAAGGATCAGCGCAAGCAGCTCAAGGAAGAAACCTTCAAGGGCTGGGAGCTGGTACAGGCCACGGCGCGGCTATGCGCCATGAACATGCTGCTACATGGTATCGGCAGCCAGGAGTTCGAACCCATTGTAGTGTCTGACTCGCTAGCCGCCGACCCCGGCGACCGCTTCGACCTGGTGGTCACCAATCCGCCGTTCGGCAAGAAGAGCAGTACTACCATCGTGGGCGAGGATGGCAAGGCGAGCCGTGAGCGCGACATCGTCGAGCGCGGCGATTTCTGGACGACCACCTCGAACAAGCAGCTCAACTTCGTTCAGCACGTCAAAACCCTGCTCAAGCAGAACGGTCGCGCTGCTGTGGTGGTGCCGGATAATGTGCTGTTCGAAGGCGGGGCGGGTGAGACCATCCGCCGCAAACTGCTGCATGAGTGCGATGTGCATACCTTGCTGCGCTTGCCGACCGGTTTGTTTTACGCGCAGGGAGTGAAAGCAAATGTACTGTTTTTCGACAAGAAGCCTGCTTCTGAGACGCCTTGGACTAAAAAACTGTGGATTTACGACTTGCGCACTAACATGCATTTCACGCTGAAAACGAATCCTTTGAAGCGGGCAGATCTGGATGAGTTTGTGAAATGCTTCAAACCTGAGAACAGGTTTAACCGTACACCCACGTGGTGTCCAGAAATGGATTCCGGCTCGGAGGCCGGAATGACGGTGAAAGGGAAGAAGAGAGGTAATGCCCCTCACCCCAACCCAGAAGGAGAGGGAGTAAACGGTCGCTGGCGTGCCTTTGATTATGAGGAGCTGATCAAGCGCGACAAGATCAACCTGGATATTTTCTGGCTGAAGGATGAATCTTTGTCGGATTCAGACAATCTGCCAGCGCCGGATGTGATTGCACAGGAGATTGTAGAGGATCTGGAGGCAGCCCTAGAACAGTTTCGTGAGATTCTCAATGATGTCGATGTTTTCTCAAAAGGGGAAGGACTATGA
- a CDS encoding UvrD-helicase domain-containing protein produces the protein MSEIDLLKINRGTISAPAGCGKTHLISEALKRHGNRKPILVLTHTNAGVVALRDRLNREGVPSSTYRLATIDGWAIRLVSMFPARAKLEKEILHLVNPGQDYPQIRNAAITLLKGGHINDILTASYAHLVVDEYQDCSVRQHAIVFYAAQALPTCALGDPLQAIFGFGSDALANWEKHVCEHFPLAGELNRPWRWINAGAVGLGEWLLDVRRKLLAGEQIDLSTAPAQVQWIPLDGVDNHARMLKAARIKPPGDNGHVLIIGDSVNADSRHRIASSVPGAVTVEAVDLRDLVTFARNLNLERDGSLVQIANFAQSIMTNVGATDLVRRVDILSRGAARKEPSEVERAALDFVRKPTYRGVLDLLVAINKEGGVRVFRPAVLRACIKALYACINTPSLSFYEAATQAREQNRMQGRPLPRRAVGSTLLLKGLEAEAAVILNATNLDMRNLYVAMTRGSKSLVICSSLQILNPSH, from the coding sequence GTGAGTGAGATCGACTTATTGAAAATAAATCGAGGAACAATCTCCGCTCCTGCCGGTTGTGGGAAAACGCACCTCATTAGCGAAGCACTAAAGCGCCATGGTAATCGCAAACCAATTCTTGTTCTTACACACACCAATGCGGGTGTAGTTGCGCTACGAGATCGTCTGAACAGGGAGGGTGTTCCTTCAAGCACATATCGATTAGCAACTATCGACGGATGGGCAATTAGGCTGGTTTCTATGTTTCCGGCTAGAGCAAAACTGGAGAAGGAAATACTGCATCTAGTAAATCCAGGACAAGACTACCCGCAAATTAGGAATGCGGCAATCACGCTACTAAAGGGAGGGCATATTAATGACATTCTCACTGCCAGTTATGCGCACCTGGTTGTTGATGAGTATCAGGACTGCTCTGTCCGGCAACATGCAATTGTCTTTTACGCAGCGCAGGCACTACCTACATGTGCGCTTGGTGATCCACTCCAGGCGATTTTTGGGTTTGGTTCCGATGCCTTGGCTAATTGGGAAAAGCATGTCTGTGAACATTTTCCGCTTGCAGGTGAGCTCAATAGGCCTTGGAGATGGATAAATGCGGGAGCTGTGGGCCTGGGGGAATGGCTTCTTGATGTTCGGCGAAAGCTATTAGCTGGTGAACAAATAGACCTCAGTACTGCGCCGGCGCAAGTGCAATGGATTCCACTTGATGGAGTAGATAACCATGCGAGGATGCTGAAAGCTGCCAGGATAAAGCCCCCAGGCGATAATGGGCATGTTCTGATTATTGGGGACAGTGTTAACGCCGATAGCAGGCATCGTATTGCTAGCTCAGTGCCAGGTGCTGTGACAGTGGAAGCGGTTGATTTGCGAGACCTCGTTACATTTGCCCGCAATCTAAATCTAGAGCGTGATGGCTCTCTTGTTCAGATTGCAAACTTTGCTCAAAGTATAATGACTAACGTTGGAGCAACTGATTTGGTGCGGCGAGTAGATATTTTGAGTAGAGGCGCTGCCCGCAAGGAGCCTTCTGAGGTAGAAAGGGCGGCGCTTGATTTTGTACGAAAGCCCACATATCGCGGTGTTCTTGACCTACTTGTGGCGATAAATAAAGAAGGGGGAGTGCGTGTTTTTAGACCAGCGGTGCTAAGAGCATGTATCAAAGCATTATATGCCTGTATTAATACGCCCAGCCTATCCTTTTACGAAGCTGCGACTCAGGCTCGTGAACAAAATCGAATGCAGGGTCGCCCGCTCCCTAGGCGTGCAGTCGGAAGCACTCTTCTCTTGAAAGGGTTGGAGGCGGAAGCTGCTGTCATTTTGAATGCGACTAATCTTGATATGCGGAATTTGTATGTTGCAATGACTAGAGGCTCAAAGTCACTTGTCATTTGTTCGAGTTTACAGATATTGAACCCTTCGCATTAA